The Halopseudomonas sabulinigri genome window below encodes:
- the rplJ gene encoding 50S ribosomal protein L10, which translates to MAIKLEDKKAIVAEVNEAAKGALSAVVADARGVSVAAMTGLRKEAREAGVYVRVVRNTLLRRAIEGTDYTCLNETFVGPTLIAFSNEHPGAAARLFKEFAKGQDKFEIKAAAFEGNFLAASEIDKLASLPTYDEAISQLMSVIQGATSKFVRTLAAVRDQKEAEAA; encoded by the coding sequence GTGGCAATTAAGCTCGAAGACAAAAAGGCCATCGTCGCTGAAGTCAACGAAGCTGCCAAAGGTGCGCTGTCTGCTGTTGTGGCTGATGCCCGCGGCGTAAGCGTTGCTGCTATGACTGGTCTCCGCAAAGAAGCTCGCGAAGCTGGCGTTTACGTACGCGTTGTACGTAACACTCTGCTGCGTCGGGCCATTGAAGGCACTGATTACACTTGCCTGAATGAAACCTTTGTCGGTCCTACCCTGATCGCATTCTCCAACGAACATCCGGGCGCTGCTGCTCGTCTGTTCAAAGAGTTCGCCAAGGGCCAGGACAAGTTCGAGATCAAGGCAGCTGCGTTTGAAGGCAACTTCCTTGCAGCAAGTGAAATCGACAAGCTGGCATCTTTGCCGACCTACGACGAGGCCATCAGCCAGCTGATGAGCGTTATCCAGGGCGCAACCAGCAAGTTCGTTCGTACTTTGGCCGCTGTCCGCGATCAGAAGGAAGCCGAAGCTGCCTGA
- the rplL gene encoding 50S ribosomal protein L7/L12 — protein sequence MALTNEDIINAVSEMSVMQVVELISAMEEKFGVSAAAAVAAGPAAGPAAAEEQTEFDIVLTETGDKKVNVIKAVRELTGLGLKEAKALVDGAPGTIKEGASKEEAEAAKKTLEEAGAKVELK from the coding sequence ATGGCTCTGACCAACGAAGATATCATCAACGCCGTATCCGAAATGTCCGTTATGCAGGTTGTAGAACTGATCTCCGCTATGGAAGAGAAGTTCGGTGTATCTGCTGCTGCTGCTGTTGCTGCTGGCCCGGCTGCTGGCCCGGCTGCTGCTGAAGAGCAGACCGAGTTCGACATCGTTCTGACTGAAACTGGCGACAAGAAAGTTAACGTCATCAAGGCTGTTCGCGAACTGACAGGCCTGGGCCTGAAAGAAGCCAAAGCTCTGGTTGACGGCGCTCCTGGCACCATCAAGGAAGGCGCTTCCAAGGAAGAGGCCGAAGCTGCCAAGAAGACTCTGGAAGAAGCTGGCGCCAAGGTCGAGCTCAAGTAA
- the rpoB gene encoding DNA-directed RNA polymerase subunit beta, which produces MAYSYTEKKRIRKDFGKLPHVMDVPYLLAIQLDSYREFLQAQSEKGQVRDIGLHAAFKSVFPIISYSGNAALEYVGYRLGDPAFDVKECVLRGVTYAVPLRVKVRLIIFDRESSNKAIKDIKEQEVYMGEIPLMTENGTFVINGTERVIVSQLHRSPGVFFDHDRGKTHSSGKLLYSARVIPYRGSWLDFEFDPKDCVFVRIDRRRKLPASVLLRALGYQTEEILDIFYDTNVFEVQGESLMLELVPQRLRGEIATFDIKDGKGKVIVEKGRRVTARHISQLEKAGITSLEVPFDYIIGRTIAKPIVHPATGEILVECNTEVTADLVAKLAKAQIARLETLYTNDIDCGPFVSDTLRIDNTTTQLEALVEIYRMMRPGEPPTKDAAETLFANLFFSSDRYDLSAVGRMKFNRRIGREEIEGAGVLSKEDIIEVLKTLVDIRNGKGVVDDIDHLGNRRIRSVGEMAENQFRVGLVRVERAVKERLSMAESEGLMPQDLINAKPVAAAVKEFFGSSQLSQFMDQNNPLSEITHKRRVSALGPGGLTRERAGFEVRDVHPTHYGRVCPIETPEGPNIGLINSLATYARTNQYGFLESPYRRVKDALVTDEIVFLSAIEEADHVIAQASAKVEDGRLTDDLVAVRHMNEFTVKAPQEVTLMDVSPRQVVSVAASLIPFLEHDDANRALMGSNMQRQAVPTLRAEKPLVGTGMERNVARDSGVCVTARRGGVIDSVDASRIVVRVNDDEVEAGEAGVDIYTLTKYTRSNQNTCINQRPLVKKGDKVAGKDILADGSSVDMGELALGQNMRVAFMPWNGYNFEDSILVSERVVQEDRFTTIHIQELTCVSRDTKLGPEEITSDIPNVGEAALGKLDEAGIVYVGAEVGPGDILVGKVTPKGETQLTPEEKLLRAIFGEKASDVKDTSLRVPTGTKGTVIDVQVFIRDGVERDTRALAIEKEQLDEIRKDLQEEFRIVETATFERLAAALDGQTVEGGAGLKKGTALNADILDGIERGQWFKLRMSEDALNEQLERAQSYLVDRRKLLDEKFEDKKRKLQQGDDLAPGVLKIVKVYLAIKRRIQPGDKMAGRHGNKGVISVIMPIEDMPHDENGTPVDIVLNPLGVPSRMNVGQILETHLGLAAKGLGEKINRMMEEQRKIAELRKFLDEVYNKVGGRQENLDSLSDQEVIELANNLRNGVPMATAVFDGAAETEIKHMLRLADLPDSGQMRLWDGRTGNCFDRPVTVGYMYMLKLNHLVDDKMHARSTGSYSLVTQQPLGGKAQFGGQRFGEMEVWALEAYGAAYTLQEMLTVKSDDVNGRTKMYKNIVDGDHRMEAGMPESFNVLVKEIRSLGIDIELESE; this is translated from the coding sequence ATGGCTTACTCATATACTGAGAAAAAACGTATCCGCAAGGACTTTGGCAAACTGCCGCATGTGATGGATGTGCCCTATCTGCTGGCTATTCAGCTGGATTCCTATCGGGAATTCCTGCAAGCCCAGTCAGAGAAAGGGCAGGTTCGTGATATCGGTCTGCACGCGGCCTTCAAATCTGTTTTCCCCATTATCAGCTATTCGGGTAATGCGGCTCTGGAATATGTCGGTTACCGCCTTGGCGATCCGGCGTTCGACGTCAAGGAATGTGTTCTGCGCGGGGTGACCTATGCGGTGCCGCTGCGCGTAAAAGTGCGCCTGATCATCTTTGATCGTGAGTCGTCCAACAAGGCGATCAAGGACATCAAGGAGCAGGAAGTCTACATGGGGGAAATCCCCCTGATGACCGAGAACGGTACCTTCGTAATCAACGGTACCGAGCGCGTCATCGTGTCCCAGTTGCATCGTAGCCCTGGTGTGTTCTTTGACCACGATCGTGGCAAGACCCACAGCTCCGGCAAGCTGCTGTACTCGGCCCGCGTGATTCCTTACCGCGGCTCCTGGCTGGACTTCGAGTTCGATCCCAAGGATTGCGTATTCGTCCGTATCGACCGTCGTCGCAAGCTGCCGGCGAGTGTGCTGCTGCGTGCGCTGGGCTACCAGACCGAAGAAATTCTCGATATTTTCTACGATACCAACGTGTTCGAAGTGCAGGGCGAGAGCCTTATGCTCGAACTGGTGCCGCAGCGCCTGCGTGGTGAGATCGCCACCTTTGACATCAAGGATGGCAAGGGCAAGGTTATCGTCGAGAAGGGTCGCCGTGTAACCGCACGTCATATCAGCCAGCTTGAAAAAGCCGGCATTACCAGCCTCGAAGTGCCGTTCGATTACATCATTGGCCGCACCATTGCCAAGCCGATCGTGCATCCGGCCACTGGCGAGATTCTGGTTGAGTGCAACACTGAAGTGACTGCCGACCTGGTAGCGAAGCTGGCCAAAGCGCAGATCGCTCGCCTGGAAACGCTGTACACCAACGACATCGACTGTGGTCCGTTCGTGTCCGATACCCTGCGTATCGACAACACTACTACCCAGCTCGAGGCCTTGGTTGAAATCTACCGCATGATGCGTCCTGGCGAGCCGCCAACCAAGGACGCAGCAGAAACCCTGTTCGCCAACCTGTTCTTCAGCAGTGACCGCTATGATCTGTCAGCCGTGGGTCGCATGAAGTTCAACCGTCGCATCGGTCGTGAAGAGATCGAAGGCGCGGGTGTGTTGAGCAAGGAAGACATCATCGAGGTGCTCAAGACCCTGGTTGATATCCGTAACGGCAAAGGCGTTGTGGATGACATCGATCACCTGGGTAACCGCCGTATCCGTTCGGTCGGTGAAATGGCCGAAAACCAGTTCCGTGTAGGTCTGGTGCGTGTTGAGCGCGCGGTCAAAGAGCGTCTGTCCATGGCTGAAAGCGAAGGCCTGATGCCGCAGGATCTGATCAACGCCAAGCCGGTTGCGGCGGCGGTGAAGGAGTTCTTCGGTTCCAGCCAGCTGTCCCAGTTTATGGACCAGAACAACCCGCTGTCCGAGATTACCCACAAGCGCCGTGTTTCCGCGCTTGGGCCGGGTGGTCTGACCCGTGAGCGTGCCGGCTTCGAAGTGCGTGACGTACACCCGACCCATTACGGTCGCGTTTGTCCTATCGAAACGCCGGAAGGTCCGAACATTGGTCTGATCAACTCGCTGGCTACCTATGCACGCACCAACCAGTACGGCTTCCTGGAAAGCCCGTACCGCCGGGTGAAGGATGCTCTGGTCACCGACGAAATCGTATTCCTGTCGGCTATTGAAGAAGCCGATCACGTGATTGCCCAGGCTAGCGCCAAGGTTGAAGATGGTCGCCTGACCGACGATCTGGTAGCTGTGCGTCACATGAACGAATTTACCGTCAAGGCGCCGCAGGAAGTGACCTTGATGGACGTATCGCCGCGCCAGGTTGTTTCGGTCGCTGCGTCGTTGATTCCGTTCCTTGAGCACGATGACGCCAACCGTGCACTCATGGGCTCCAACATGCAGCGTCAGGCGGTTCCGACCTTGCGTGCCGAGAAGCCGCTGGTGGGTACCGGCATGGAGCGCAACGTTGCACGTGACTCCGGCGTCTGTGTCACTGCGCGCCGTGGCGGGGTGATCGACTCGGTTGATGCCAGCCGTATCGTGGTCCGTGTCAATGACGACGAAGTGGAAGCGGGCGAAGCGGGTGTCGATATCTACACCCTGACCAAATACACCCGTTCCAACCAGAACACCTGCATTAACCAGCGTCCGCTGGTGAAGAAAGGCGACAAGGTTGCGGGCAAGGACATCCTGGCTGACGGCTCGTCCGTTGATATGGGTGAGTTGGCCCTGGGTCAGAACATGCGCGTCGCGTTCATGCCCTGGAATGGTTACAACTTCGAAGACTCCATTCTGGTCTCCGAGCGGGTGGTGCAGGAAGACCGTTTCACCACCATTCACATCCAGGAACTGACCTGCGTATCCCGTGACACCAAGCTGGGGCCGGAGGAAATCACTTCCGACATCCCCAACGTCGGTGAAGCGGCGCTGGGCAAGCTGGATGAAGCGGGTATCGTTTACGTGGGTGCTGAAGTTGGCCCTGGCGACATTCTGGTCGGCAAGGTCACGCCCAAGGGCGAAACTCAGCTGACACCAGAAGAGAAGCTGCTGCGTGCGATCTTCGGTGAAAAGGCGTCTGACGTAAAAGACACCTCCCTGCGCGTGCCAACCGGCACCAAGGGTACCGTGATCGACGTGCAGGTGTTCATTCGTGACGGCGTTGAGCGCGACACGCGCGCCCTGGCCATCGAGAAAGAGCAGCTGGACGAGATTCGCAAGGACCTGCAGGAAGAGTTCCGTATCGTTGAAACCGCGACCTTCGAGCGTCTGGCGGCAGCCCTGGACGGCCAGACCGTCGAAGGCGGCGCTGGGCTGAAGAAGGGCACTGCGCTGAATGCCGACATTCTTGACGGTATCGAGCGTGGCCAGTGGTTCAAGCTGCGCATGAGCGAAGATGCGCTGAACGAGCAGCTGGAACGCGCCCAGTCCTATCTGGTTGACCGTCGCAAACTGCTCGACGAGAAGTTCGAAGACAAGAAGCGCAAGCTGCAGCAGGGCGATGACCTGGCGCCGGGCGTGCTGAAGATCGTCAAGGTTTACCTGGCTATCAAGCGCCGCATCCAGCCGGGCGACAAGATGGCCGGTCGTCACGGTAACAAGGGTGTTATCTCCGTGATCATGCCGATCGAAGACATGCCGCACGATGAGAACGGCACGCCGGTTGATATCGTCTTGAACCCGCTGGGCGTACCGTCGCGTATGAACGTGGGTCAGATTCTTGAGACGCACCTGGGTCTTGCGGCCAAGGGGTTGGGCGAGAAGATCAACCGCATGATGGAAGAGCAGCGCAAGATTGCCGAGCTGCGCAAGTTCCTTGATGAGGTCTACAACAAAGTAGGCGGCCGTCAGGAGAACCTGGACAGCCTGAGCGATCAGGAAGTCATCGAGCTGGCGAACAATCTGCGTAACGGTGTACCGATGGCGACAGCGGTATTTGACGGCGCGGCAGAAACCGAGATCAAGCACATGCTGCGTCTCGCGGACTTGCCGGACAGTGGTCAGATGCGTCTGTGGGATGGCCGTACCGGCAACTGCTTCGACCGTCCGGTGACCGTTGGTTACATGTACATGCTCAAGCTGAACCACCTGGTTGACGACAAGATGCACGCACGTTCAACCGGTTCGTACAGCCTGGTTACCCAGCAGCCGTTGGGTGGTAAGGCGCAGTTTGGTGGTCAGCGTTTCGGGGAGATGGAGGTCTGGGCACTGGAAGCCTATGGTGCCGCCTACACCCTGCAAGAAATGCTGACTGTGAAGTCGGACGACGTGAACGGCCGTACCAAGATGTACAAGAACATCGTGGATGGCGACCATCGGATGGAGGCGGGCATGCCCGAGTCCTTCAACGTATTGGTCAAGGAAATCCGTTCGCTCGGTATCGACATCGAACTGGAATCCGAATAA